A segment of the Candidatus Eisenbacteria bacterium genome:
GCGTTCGTGATCGGAGGCGCCGTCGTCGGCAGGCCGAAGTGCTGATCCTGCAGCGCGTGCGTGAGCTCGTGGGCGACCAGCATCTCGCCGAGCACGTCGCGACCGGTGAGAAACCCCATGACGCGGATGCTCAGCGGGCGGTCGTCGAGGGCGCCCGAGGCGAGCGCGAGCGTCTTGGTGCGCGGATCGTAGAGCGCCGCGATCTGATCGCCGTAGAGCTGCTCGAGAAGGGGGCGTAGGCTCGTCCCCGGCGGGAGGAGCCCCAGGCGCCCGTAGACGGCCGAGAGCCGCTCGAGATCGCCGGGATGGTATTCCCGATCGAGCTCGCTGCGGATGAGCGCGGCGACACCGGCCTGGTCGAGCACGCGCCCGGGCACGGGCGCCGTGAAGCGGAGCCCGCGCACCCCCTGGAGACCCTGCTCGATCGACGTCAGCGCGGGCTGGTTGATCGCACCGTGGCGGACGACCGGCCCGGGGCCGCAGGCGATCGCGACGCTCGCGAGCGCGAGCGCGGCGGTGATGCGGCTCATCGCGTCTCGTCCGCGATGACCGCCGGGTAGCCGAACCGGTTCACGAGCTCGGCGCGCGCGACCGCGACGCCGCGATAGGCGTACGGCCCGACGTGGACGCGGTAGTAGCGATCGCGGCCGACGTCGACCTGGCTCACCTGTGCGTCGGGGAATTTGAGCGCGATGCGGCTGCGCAGGTGCTCGGCCTTGCCCGCGTCGGAGAGCGTCGCCACGACCACCGTGTAGGCTCCGCGCGGCTCCGGAGGCGGGGGCGGCTCGGCGACGGGGGCCTTGGCCACGACCGGCGCGGGGGCGGGAGGCGGCTCGATCGGCCGTGCGCGCTCGCGCACCACGGGCGGCGCGGGCCGGCGCGAGGCGATGGCGACCGGCGCTCCTCCGATGACCTCGACCCGCACCGGCATGGTACCCGGACCGATCATGCCGATGATGCGCGCCGCCGCGTAGGAGAGGTCGATCACGCGGCCGCCGACGAACGGGCCTCGATCGTTGATGCGGACCTCGACCGCGCGGCCATTGGTGAGGCTCGTCACCATGACGCGGGTCCCGAGGGGGAGCGTCGTGTGCGCCGCCGTCAGCTCGTACTGGTCGTAGACCTCGCCGTTGGCGGTGCGCTTGCCGTGGAAGCCCGGACCGTACCACGACGCGACGCCCTCCTGCCGGCCGTCGCTGACGGGCGGGGCCACGGGCTTCGTGAGCGAGCACGCCTGGACGACGACCAGCGCCGCCACCACGCCGATCCGACCCCACCACCGCATCCGCGTGCCATTATGTCGCGCGCAGTCGCAGGCGCAAGCTCGCGAGGTTGTTCCCCATTCGCGACCGTGCTAGCGGACCTCCGTTGGGCCCGCGCGGCGCCCCTCGGAGGCATCATGTCCGGTCATTCCAAATGGAGCACGATCAAGCACAAGAAGGCCGCGAAGGACGCCAAGCGCGGGAAGATCTTCACCAAGCTCATCAAGGAGATCACCGTCGCGGCCCGCATGGGGGGCGGCGACCTCAACAGTAACCCTCGCCTGCGCACGGCGGTGCTGACGGCACGCCAGAACAGCATGCCGAACGACAACATCGAGCGCGCGATCAAGAAGGGGACCGGCGAGCTCGAAGGCGTGACCTACGAGGAGATCGCCTACGAGGGCTACGGACCCGGCGGCGTCGCGCTCCTCGTCCAGGTGGTGACCGACAACCGCACCCGCACCGTCGCCGAGCTGCGCAGCATCCTCACCAAGCACGGCGGCAACATGGGGGCGACGGGGAGCGTCGGGTACCTGTTCTCGAAGCGCGGGCTCATCACCGTCGAGCGCAAGGACGTCGACGAGGACAA
Coding sequences within it:
- a CDS encoding septal ring lytic transglycosylase RlpA family protein, whose product is MRWWGRIGVVAALVVVQACSLTKPVAPPVSDGRQEGVASWYGPGFHGKRTANGEVYDQYELTAAHTTLPLGTRVMVTSLTNGRAVEVRINDRGPFVGGRVIDLSYAAARIIGMIGPGTMPVRVEVIGGAPVAIASRRPAPPVVRERARPIEPPPAPAPVVAKAPVAEPPPPPEPRGAYTVVVATLSDAGKAEHLRSRIALKFPDAQVSQVDVGRDRYYRVHVGPYAYRGVAVARAELVNRFGYPAVIADETR
- a CDS encoding YebC/PmpR family DNA-binding transcriptional regulator, translated to MSGHSKWSTIKHKKAAKDAKRGKIFTKLIKEITVAARMGGGDLNSNPRLRTAVLTARQNSMPNDNIERAIKKGTGELEGVTYEEIAYEGYGPGGVALLVQVVTDNRTRTVAELRSILTKHGGNMGATGSVGYLFSKRGLITVERKDVDEDKVMEVALEAGAEDVREAGDILEVLTTPEGFEDVRQALTAAGITLASGEVTMMPSSTVTVSGQAAQTLLKLLEALEDNDDVQTVSSNMDIAAEELEQLSA